One region of Miscanthus floridulus cultivar M001 chromosome 19, ASM1932011v1, whole genome shotgun sequence genomic DNA includes:
- the LOC136529123 gene encoding peptidyl-prolyl cis-trans isomerase CYP18-1 — MSVTLHTNLGDIKCEVFCDQVPRTAENFLALCASGYYDGTVFHRNIKGFMIQGGDPTGTGKGGTSIWGTKFADEFRESLKHNARGIMSMANSGPNTNGSQFFITYAKQPHLNGHYTVFAKVIHGFEVLDLMEKAQTGPGDRPLAEIRLNRVTIHANPLAL; from the exons ATG TCGGTGACGCTACACACGAACTTGGGGGACATCAAGTGCGAGGTGTTCTGCGACCAGGTGCCCCGCACGGCGGAGAACTTCCTGGCCCTCTGCGCCAGCGGCTACTACGATGGCACGGTCTTCCACCGCAACATCAAGGGCTTCATGATCCAGGGCGGCGACCCCACCGGCACCGGCAAGGGCGGCACCTCCATCTGGGGCACCAAGTTCGCCGACGAGTTCAGGGAGTCCCTCAAG CACAACGCGCGGGGGATCATGTCGATGGCCAACAGCGGGCCCAACACCAACGGCAGCCAGTTCTTCATCACCTACGCCAAGCAGCCGCACCTCAACGGCCACTACACCGTCTTCGCCAAGGTCATCCACGGGTTCGAGGTGCTCGACCTCATGGAGAAGGCGCAGACCGGCCCCGGGGACAGGCCGCTCGCCGAGATCAGGCTCAACCGCGTCACCATCCACGCCAACCCGCTCGCCCTCTGA
- the LOC136528314 gene encoding barley B recombinant-like protein D gives MDNLGHRENGRQRPDQYKALHTQWMMPQRQLKDHHSMNLLALMNEKDSAIRERDHALAEKKAAIAERDMAFAQRDDAMAERNAAIVERDNALAALELARTNGFNMNNGNGFHQGPPLNGTKNIHHHDQLSHVQTSPLQLADSPYDHVREMHISEAYPITTAPGSIGKAKKPRKSNSQASPLKRPSGVLRKTKKAIGDWKNGGMTGVAGDSARASVMKNEWKDQDLGLNQVAFDESTMPAPACSCTGELHQCYKWGNGGWQSSCCTTNMSMYPLPVMPNRRHARMGGRKMSGGAFTKLLSRLAAEGHDLSIPVDLKDHWAKHGTNRYITIR, from the exons ATGGACAACCTTGGGCATAGAGAAAATGGCAGGCAAAGGCCTGACCAATATAAAGCGCTTCATACTCAG TGGATGATGCCTCAAAGGCAGCTAAAAGACCATCATAGTATGAATCTCCTGGCACTGATGAATGAGAAGGACAGTGCCATCCGAGAAAGAGACCATGCTCTTGCTGAGAAGAAAGCTGCTATAGCTGAGCGAGATATGGCATTCGCTCAGCGGGATGATGCGATGGCTGAGCGGAATGCTGCAATTGTGGAGAGGGACAATGCCCTTGCTGCACTTGAACTTGCCCGTACAAATGGGTTTAATATGAATAATGGGAATGGATTTCACCAAGGACCTCCTCTCAATGGAACAAAGAACATCCACCACCATGACCAGCTATCTCATGTCCAAACATCCCCACTGCAGCTGGCCGATTCTCCATATGACCATGTCAGGGAGATGCACATATCAGAAGCATACCCTATCACAACAGCTCCCGGAAGCATCGGGAAGGCTAAGAAGCCAAGGAAGAGTAATTCTCAAGCTTCTCCATTGAAGAGGCCATCAGGTGTACTCCGCAAAACCAAGAAAGCAATTGGTGATTGGAAGAATGGGGGGATGACTGGTGTAGCAGGAGATTCAGCCCGTGCTTCTGTGATGAAGAATGAGTGGAAGGACCAAGACCTTGGCCTGAACCAGGTCGCGTTCGATGAGTCAACCATGCCTGCACCTGCCTGTTCATGCACAGGGGAGCTCCATCAGTGCTACAAATGGGGCAATGGTGGGTGGCAGTCATCTTGCTGCACCACGAACATGTCCATGTACCCACTCCCAGTGATGCCCAACAGGCGCCACGCTCGCATGGGGGGAAGGAAGATGAGCGGCGGTGCGTTCACAAAGCTGCTCAGCCGGCTGGCAGCAGAAGGCCATGATCTCTCGATTCCGGTGGACCTCAAGGACCACTGGGCCAAGCATGGCACAAACAGGTACATCACCATCCGGTAG